The region TACACCAGCATCCAGTCTGGTCGATTATCCAGAAGGATCTCTTCGATTCGTTCAAGCATTCTACCGGTCTGCAGGCCATGACTGCCTGAGCCGATGTCGAGATTGTAGTCTGGAATGGGAATGTCGAGCTCTCGAAAAAACACGCCTGACAAATTGTCGTCATAGTGCTGCCCTGTGTGAACAAGTCTCTCCTGAATGTCAGGAAATGTGCGTAATACACGTGACAATGCGGCCGCTTTAACAAACTGAGGTCTCGCGCCAACGATCGTAACGATATTCACTCTTGCTCATTCCTCGACGAATTCAAATTGTTTCAGACGTAAAACGTGATCAGTAACTATTGGGAAAATGTCAGGTCATTGATCGCATGGTAGATACGAGCGATACATTACGTGAAAGCCGTTCAACGCCGATGGTCCTCTTGTCTAAAATTATCGAGAATTGATGGATGGCTCTAAAATCACGCCCAGTTCTCGATAAAGTTCAATATAGTTTGTCGCGACCGATTCCCAGGTATACTCGATGCCCAGAGCTGAACTGGCCTTCTTCATGGTTTTCAGTTCTTTTTGATTGCCTAACAGACCTTCCATTCGCTTGACCAAATCTTCCGCAGAGATCCCGGCTGGGACAGTAATTCCAGATCCTGTTTCGCGAACTCTTTCCGCAATGGAAAAACCGTCCGTCGCAACGATGCCAAGCCCAGCAGCAAGGTATTGGAAAATCTTATTGGGACTGGCATTTGGGACTTCTTCTTTGAGGAACCAGATGCCGATGTCAGCTCTCGCCGTTCTCTCGAAAACTTCGCCTTGAGGGATCTCATGAAGCCATTCGAATCGACAACCAAACTCTTGCGATAGCTCCGTGAGTTGAGCATCGTAATGTTCCGACTTGGGTCCTCGCAATTTGCCTGCGATTTGGAAACCGATCGTTGGATAGGCACGAAGCAAGAGCCAAGCAATGTTGATCATTAGCTCGACATCACGATCATGCGTGTCGAGACTGCCAAAATAGATGATCGTTAAGAGGTCGCTAGGGGTTTCGTCGGATTGGAATACCTCGGATCGCTGATAGTTCGGAACGATCTTGTAAGGCACTTTCTCTGATGGAAGGACATCTCGGCAAACGCCCACTGCGCCGTCTAAAAGCGGATAGAAAAGTCGGTAGTAAAGCTTGGCAATCGTTCCAAAGAAGCCGGGCATTTGTGAGAAGTATTCGTGAACGTCAAACACGACTTTCGAGCCAAGCCCGTACTTTAGGAACGGTACAAGAGGAAGCAATGGCAAGTCGTGAATGTGAACGAGATCCGGCCGGGAACGCCGGGCTTCAAAAAAGCACCACCTCAAGAAATTCAAGTATCGAAACACATTCGTTCCAAATACCTGAGACTTAGTGCGATGAACTAACGTTACGTGGTCTTCGTGAGACAGCGGCCAGGCATAGTCGTCGGGCGATTGGTTGATGTAAGTCAACTCGCAGTCGTATTTCGACAGAGTGTGTGCGTGATTAAAAATCCGAGTATCGTACAGCGGGTGTACACTCAGAAGGACGACCTTCTGCATCAGCTTTCTGGCGAAATAGAACTCTCGAAAATAGCTCGCTCCGGCACCCTACCAGTACGAGATTCCCAGTGGTAGTTTAGCATCTTAGGGTGATGATCCGTCTGTCGACAAGCCTGCTGAACGTCGGCTGACTACAGAATTATTATTGCATAAGTGTTGCGTGTGTTGTAAGGGAAGTTTCCATGAAAATTGGTATCGCGGCGCTGCTGATCCACCCAAAGCGTCAAGGGGGACCTGAGACATACGCCCGTCGATTACTAGAGGGACTGCAGCGAGTTGATCGACGGAACCAATACGTGGTTTTTGTGGCAAGCGGTTCCGATTTCAAACCGGAGGCTGACAACTTTCGAGTGCAGTTTGTTCCAGCGCCGGTTGCGAATCCCTATCTGAGGGTGGCCTGGGATCATACATTTTTCAGTCGGTATTTGATGCAGCATGATCTCGACCTTACGCATTTCCTGGGATCGATTCTGCCACGCAATTATCGAAGGGACTCCGTAGTCACGATTCATGACACTCTGAGGTTTCAGGTTCCCAAGGCCTCGCCATATTTGTTGGCTCGCTATTACGACTGGAATCATGACTTAATTCGACACCGCGAAACGCCTGTCATTTCTGTGTCGCACGCGGACTGCGCTGTGATGGCAGAGAACTGTCAAATAAGTACCGACCGGATGTACGTTACACCCTTGGGCGTGGATGAGCGGTTTCTTCAGCTTAAAGAAGCGGATAACGAAAAGTCCGGAATTGTGTGGATTGGAAAGAACTACGTCCATAAAAACGTGCGGACATTGATCGAGGCGTATGCGTTATTGAACAAACGACGAAGGGCACCTCGGCTTCGTTTAATTGGCCTTTCTGATGCCGAAGTGAATCAAGTGAGGAAATGGTGCCTCGAGTCTGAGATTCCTGACGAGCAGGTAAGCCTGGAGGGACCGGTTCAGCATGATGAAGTTCCTGGCATTCTTCGAAGTGCTGAGTTGCTATGTTTCCCTTCGATTTATGAAAGCTTTGGGTTGCCTGTGATCGAGGCAATGGCAAGCGGCACTGCTGTGGTGTGCAGCTCGCTGCCATGCTTTCGAGAGTTGTTTGGGAGTCACGTGGAATACTGCGAACCAACGTCAGCGCAACAATACGCGGACGCTATGGAGCGGCTGCTTGTCGACAAAGATTTCCGCAAGATGCGAGAAAAGGCTGGCTTGCATCACGCGGCAAATTTCACTTGGGACGCGTGTGCGAAGAAAACTGTCGAAGTTTACGAGGCAATTGGAGAGCGAAGTACAAGCAACGGGTGAGCAAGCTATGTACTTTTCGCTATTGATAGAATCGCGAGATTTTACGAACGATTCTTTCAACTTTCCGTTCACTGAGGCCAGGGTAAATAGGAAGAGCAAGCGTTTCCTGAGATGCTTGCCAGGAAACGTCACAGGGTTCGGCTCGGCACTTTCCGAAAAAGCACGGCTGTCTGTCTAACGGGAGGGGATAGTAGATTCCGGTTTGAATTTGTGCTGTTTGCAGGGAAGCTCTCAATGCATCTCGGTTCTCGGCACGAATCACGAATTGGTTGTAAACATGTTTGCAATTGGAAGCTTCACCAGGAAGAGCAACTTTATCCTGCAGGACTGGACCGGCCTCTTCAAAGTAACGTCGATAGCTCGTCGCGATGGCTTGACGCTGCTCTGTCCATGCATCGAGATGACTTAGTTTGACTTTCAGGATTGCCGCCTGAACGGAATCGAGGCGAAAATTACCTCCAAGGTATTCGTGAAAGTACTTTCGGTGAGCTCCATGAGTTCGTATTGCTCGAACTCGATCGGCTTTAGTTTCATCTGACGTCGTTACAAGGCCGCCATCCCCGATGCCTCCCAGGTTTTTAGAGGGGAAAAAACTAAAGCAACCGTAGTCGCCGTGGGCTCCAACGCGACGTGAATCATGATCTGCTCCCATGGCCTGCGCGGCGTCTTCGATGACCGTCAAGTCATGTTCACGAGCGATCTTCATGATGGATGTCATATCTGCGGATTGTCCATAAAGATGGACAGGCACGATCGCTTTCGTGCGTTCGGTGATTGCTTGCTCGATACGGTTGGGATCGATATTAAAGGTTTTCGGGCAGATGTCGACAAAGACAGGAGTCGCACCAACACGAGTAATCGCACTGCCTGTGGCGATGAAAGAGTAGGCTGGAGCAATGACTTCATCGCCAGGCCCGATTTCTTCAGCCATCAATGCAACTAAGATCGCATCGGTGCCTGAGGAAACACCGATTGCGTGAGTTACGCCGCAATAATTTGAAATAAGATTCTCAAACTCCGTAACCTCTTGGCCCAAGATGAACTGGTCTGAATCAAGCACTCTGTTGAAAGCGGTCAGGAATTCATCACGAAGAAAAGCATGCTGATAGGACAGATCCAACAGTGGGATCCCGTGTTCGCTTTCGTTTTTCGCTTCTGCTTTCGAATCGACCCGCAGTGTGCTCATTTCAGGATTCTCCA is a window of Bremerella sp. TYQ1 DNA encoding:
- a CDS encoding glycosyltransferase family 1 protein; translated protein: MKIGIAALLIHPKRQGGPETYARRLLEGLQRVDRRNQYVVFVASGSDFKPEADNFRVQFVPAPVANPYLRVAWDHTFFSRYLMQHDLDLTHFLGSILPRNYRRDSVVTIHDTLRFQVPKASPYLLARYYDWNHDLIRHRETPVISVSHADCAVMAENCQISTDRMYVTPLGVDERFLQLKEADNEKSGIVWIGKNYVHKNVRTLIEAYALLNKRRRAPRLRLIGLSDAEVNQVRKWCLESEIPDEQVSLEGPVQHDEVPGILRSAELLCFPSIYESFGLPVIEAMASGTAVVCSSLPCFRELFGSHVEYCEPTSAQQYADAMERLLVDKDFRKMREKAGLHHAANFTWDACAKKTVEVYEAIGERSTSNG
- a CDS encoding glycosyltransferase yields the protein MLPLVPFLKYGLGSKVVFDVHEYFSQMPGFFGTIAKLYYRLFYPLLDGAVGVCRDVLPSEKVPYKIVPNYQRSEVFQSDETPSDLLTIIYFGSLDTHDRDVELMINIAWLLLRAYPTIGFQIAGKLRGPKSEHYDAQLTELSQEFGCRFEWLHEIPQGEVFERTARADIGIWFLKEEVPNASPNKIFQYLAAGLGIVATDGFSIAERVRETGSGITVPAGISAEDLVKRMEGLLGNQKELKTMKKASSALGIEYTWESVATNYIELYRELGVILEPSINSR
- a CDS encoding DegT/DnrJ/EryC1/StrS aminotransferase family protein, which produces MSTLRVDSKAEAKNESEHGIPLLDLSYQHAFLRDEFLTAFNRVLDSDQFILGQEVTEFENLISNYCGVTHAIGVSSGTDAILVALMAEEIGPGDEVIAPAYSFIATGSAITRVGATPVFVDICPKTFNIDPNRIEQAITERTKAIVPVHLYGQSADMTSIMKIAREHDLTVIEDAAQAMGADHDSRRVGAHGDYGCFSFFPSKNLGGIGDGGLVTTSDETKADRVRAIRTHGAHRKYFHEYLGGNFRLDSVQAAILKVKLSHLDAWTEQRQAIATSYRRYFEEAGPVLQDKVALPGEASNCKHVYNQFVIRAENRDALRASLQTAQIQTGIYYPLPLDRQPCFFGKCRAEPCDVSWQASQETLALPIYPGLSERKVERIVRKISRFYQ